GACCTTGACATGACTTGGCAGCTCAAAATCAAACGCCTTCGTTCGGTATGGATACGTTGAATCCGCAATGGGTTGTACCGATACGATGTCATTTGCGGTAGAATAGGATGCCTGACTTATGCTTGCCGCATTTGTCCTAGACTCCGAATTCTCCACTGCCCCCTCTATAATTGAATTTCCTTGCGGCTGTTCCCTCTGTACCTCATTGGCTGATCCGTCCGCAGACACCCAAGACGGCAACACCAAAGATGTTAATAAACTCGTAGAAACCAAAACATTAAAGATGGCCTTTTTCTGTATCATATTGTTTGCTCCCCTGCTTATTATCAACTATTCATGATAATGATTATCATTATCAACTATGTGCAAATCAAATTATTATTTAAATTTTAATGATTGTCAATATTTTTTTGGAAAATTCAGCCTGTACATCAGGAGCAATGGAGCAATCACACGATAAAAATCAGTTCACGAGGGATCTGTTATTCAGAGTAAGGTCGGAAGGAGATTTCGATTTCTGCGCAAATGCGGGCACTCGTTTAAACCATCGGTCCAGACTAAGCGTGAATGTGCCCGAGCCGCAAAGTAATAACCCAAAAGAGCATGTATAAAGAACAAGACTGATCAGATTCATATTGCCTGACAGAATGAAGTTGACATGCATAAATAAGCAAATGAGGATGCTCGGTAACGTGAACAAACCAACAATCAACAGCACGCCAACCACGATCTGAACGCAGGGAATGACATAGTTAAAACAATCGACATAAGGGAGGCATATATGCTTGATAAAGTCCTTGTAGAATAAAGGGACATTCGGTTTCGTTAAGGCCACTTCCAAATAGTTTTTCAGAAAAACACTAGGCTGCTCGAACCATCCTTTTTCAGTAATTTTGGTAATCCCGGCCAACAACCAGCCTACCCCAAAGGAAACTCGCATAAGTACAACAAAAAACAAGAAAACATGATGCTTTAAAACATGAGAAAAATTCATCCAGCTAAACTCCTTGTCAATATTATTGATAACGATTATCATTATCATTTTTTTAGAGGTTGTTGTCAATACAAAATAAAATTCTCCGCTTCATCCGCTTCTTCACGAATGGTCTTGCATAGATCTTGATTCTATAACCGTATAAATCCTTCGGCTATTAGGATTATTTATGACCATGAACCACCAAAAAAGCCGAGTCACTGGGATCTCGGCTCCTCTATTCTAAACATTAAGCTTTCGAAATCTCATGACTTTACGATACATCGTCTTATCTGCAAGCTTGTTAAAGATATACGGATCTGGACTCGTATTCACTTCAATAATCCATGGATTCATCTTAAGATCAAGCCCAATATCAACACCGATCTGCCTGAAATTAGGATATTTCTGCTGAAGGGCCTTGGCAATATTGACACCTAACTGAGACATCTGGTTCAGGACTCTCTTTTGCTCAATGGCTGATAAATGAGGAGCTAGCAGTTTCCCCATAGCCATAGGTGTTCCTCCACTATGATAATTAGTTACTATTTTACCTGGATGTGCTACTCTGCCAATGATACCCGTTGATACCCATATCCCCTTAGCACCCCGCTGGACCATAACCCGAATATCAAATCTTCGCTTCTGATATTTCAATAGATGGATACCCATCTGAACAAGATAACTCTTACTCTTCGTATACTTACATATGGATGTATAGAATGCTTCGTAAGTACTGAACGTTCGTGTAACCACATCCACTTGGTATTTATAAGTGTAGGCTCCCTGCTTCTCATTCTTCACCCACTCAGCCCGAATAACTCCATTACCATACGTTCCGCGCTCTGGTTTAATATATACCATATTATATTTAGTTAACATTTCCCTTAGGCTACTTTTCGTCAGTTTCACAGTCTCTGGAATATAACGACTAATTGGAGCATGACGTAGCAGCACCTTCGTTTTAATCCATTTACTTGTCAGGGTACGAAGTTTCTTAACCTTCACCTTAACCTTAACTTTTCCTTTCACTTTCATCCTCAATCTCTCCCTTGTGACGAATGTTATGGATCTCCTGTATAACCCACAATCCATATATTCTATTCAGTTCCAGATATTTGGGGCGAGACATTCAACGGCTACAATAAACCCATTTAGGAGACCTAGGATTATAAGCCGTACTTTTTAGAAGGAGACAACATACGTTAAAGAAAGAGTCGATGGTCATTGGAGACCGGATAGGAGGAAAAGGCTTTGCACATACTAATTGTTGCACCAGAACAGATCCCCGTTCCAGGAAGCGGCTCTGTGGAAATATGTATCCTCTCGATAGCCAAGCAGCTTGCGAAGCATCACAAAGTAACCATTATTAGTAAACGATCTTCTCATCTCCCAGTTCAGAGCCATATGGGCAATATAACGGTTGTTCGTGTGACCTCAGGAAGTGCTAGAACTTACATTACCTCTGTCCTTCGGTATATGAAACGCAAATCATACGACTTCATTCAAGTGGATAACCGTCCTTTCTATATGGCCAAAATTAAAAAAGCATTCCCTCGTACACCCGTCTCCATCTTCCTGCATTCCTTAACCTTTGTACCCAACACTTCTGAAATAAAGAACTCCTTAAGAAAAGCAGATTTTATTATTGCTAATAGTAGCTCATTACGACAAAAATTAATTTCTAGATTTCCTGATACCGCTAAAAATATCCATACCGTTGAGCTTGGTGTAGACACCTCTCGCTTTCGCCCAGCTAAGAAGTCTGAGCAAAAAGCGTCTAAAACTAAGTATCGAATTCGCGGAGCCTTCACGGTTCTATTCGTAGGCAGAGTCATTCCACGAAAAGGCGTACCCATCCTCGTTAAAGCTGCTCATCTCGTACGTAAGCACACGCCCATTCATCTCATCATTGTAGGTAGAGGAAGTCCTTCCTACATTCGACGTCTAAAACTCCAAGCTTATAAACTAGGGGTCCCTATCACATTTACGGGAAAAAAATCTCATCAAGAAATCCACAAAATATACCGCATAGCTGACTGTTTTGTCTGCCCATCACAAAAGCACGAGGCCTTCGGTCTCGTCAATGTGGAAGCGATGGCTTCGGGCATTCCGGTCATCGCCTCACGAAATGGTGGAATCCAAGAGGTAGTAAAACACGAACACAATGGCTACCTTGTTGACCGTTACCAGAGACCAAGCGAGTTCGCTGATTATTTACTACGTTTAGCCAAAAGCCCCTCTCTAAGAGATAAATTAAGTGCTAATGGACGAAGCGATGTGCTTCAGCATTTCACTTGGAGCCAGACGTCTACTAAGTTAGCTGCCATCTATAGCAAAGCTATATCATCTTGACTTGATTTAAAGCACTATTGTCGATTATGATGAACGTAATCTTTCAAATGAGGTGACTGGAAATGTCTTTCCATATTATTCGAAGTAACTAAGATTCGGGCTGGATCACAACGCGTACCAGCTATCAAGGGGGTATTCTGACCTTTTGAACCCATGTTAACTTTGACCGATGTTGGACTGACATTCATATCATGATCTCATTGAAGGGTGGAAACAAATAATTATGAACGCATTAGAATATAAAGCTTTTTATGATCGCATTGGCGCAATCAACGGTTGGGATTTTAGTCAACTACAATGTATATCTGAAGGATTGAAGTGGCACTTCTTCAATGAAGTATCCCAAAGGTGCAATAAATATGATCTACTTCTTGATATCGGTACAGGTGGCGGAGAAGCCCTATTATCCATCACTGACTCCGCATTACTTCTAGTTGGGATTGACCATTCCACAGGTATGATTACAACAGCAAATAACAATTTAATGAAATCCCATATAACTAACGTACGATTCATACACATGGATGCTGAGAAACTGGATTTCCCTGACCACTTCTTCAATATAGTCTCTTGTCAGCACTCCCACTTTGACGCAACAGAAATAGCGAGGGTACTCACCCCCGATGGCATCTTCCTCACCCAGCAAGTCAGTGAGCAAGATAAGTTCAATCTTAAACAAGCATTCGGAAGAGGTCAGGCATGGGGAACCGAAGCAGGGACACTCCAGCGTAAGTATATAACTGATTTACAAAAGGCTGGCTTCACTGACATCCAGTTCCTCGAGTGTAATGTAGTGGAATATTATCCCTCAGTAGAGGACTTAGTATTTCTACTTAGTCATACACCTATTATTCCTAACTTCGGAGAGTACGATAACGACTTTGATGTACTGGAGCAATTCATTACTGACCAACGTACTCCAGCAGGAATTAAGACAAACTCAGAACGCTTTATGATCATTGCTAAGAAATAAGGGTAAACATCATGGGTGCCTCTTATTGATTTAACACCCTAAGAACGACCTGCCTTCCGATCTCTGGTGAGCAGGTCGTTCTTATTTGAAGTGACACGAACAAGAAGAAACGGTAACCGTCCTTGAAGGGACGGTTACCGTTTCTCGTAGAAATATAGGCAAAGTAACGTGAACACTTATACTTTGCCTATATTTCAAAAAATTCTTCGTCTCCTAGGCGTAGTTATTAGCACAATCGCGAGTAGATCAAATAGTATTAATGGAAGAAGAAAAGGGGCAAACGAGGTATGAACCTTTTTGTCACTCTTAACGGAAGAAACTTTCAAGTAGATCTTTGTTGCACTTACTCTAACAATCTTTCCGTAAAAAACAGTTCCATATCTCGTTTGAACCTTCACGTGTTTATTTAGATTCCTTTTTGCTGTACGGTAATGGGATTTAACTGACATGTATGTCCCTCCCTTCATCCTAATATATGCTAGGATTGAGCAGGGGTGTGGGCTTTATTAGACAATGATCGCTTTTGTATTGTCGTCTCCCTATTGACCCTTTCGTAGATGGAGGGTTACAATTTGCAAACAATCTTAGATTTAATAGATAAAGGAAGGAAGAATTATATTTATGAATGGCACTTCTATCTCATCATCCACTTTCAGTAAATCTAAACGCTTATGGCTTGCCTTAGTACTGGGGACGTTGTCTGCATTTGGACCGTTTTCGCTAGATATGTATTTACCTTCTCTTCCACTACTAGCCGATGATTTACATACTTCCACCTCTTATGCCCAGCTCAGTCTCACCGCTTGTATGGCTGGTCTGGCCATCGGACAGTTACTGGCGGGACCGCTCAGTGATGTAAGGGGCCGTCGTAAACCATTGATTATTGGTCTTATACTATACACGTTATCTTCTTTATTATGTATTATTGTACCCTCCATATGGTCCTTTGTAGCCTTACGATTCATTCAAGGAGCGGCTGGTGCTGCGGGAATAGTCATCTCTAGAGCTATAGTCAGAGACTTATACTCGGGGACCGAGCTAACGAAGTTCTTTGCCTTACTAATGCTTGTCAATGGGGCTGCCCCCATCATTGCTCCTGTAGCGGGCGGGCAATTGCTTGAGTTTACGACTTGGCGTGGTGTATTTGTCGTATTGAGTCTCATCGGTGTTGTTGCGCTTCTAGCCGTTATATTGGGTCTATCCGAAACACTACCATCAAATCGGCGTGCACGAGGTGGATTAAAGCAAATGTTCACTACCTTCCGTCATATTATGGGCGACCGGTTATTTATGGGCTATGCACTCTCACAAGGTTTAGTAGGTACAGCCATGTTTGCTTATATATCGGGGTCTCCATTTGTCCTCCAGAATATCTATAACGTTTCTCCTCAAATGTTCAGTTTATGCTTCGCTATTAACGGTCTAGGTATCATTATTGCTAGCCAACTAGCAGGCCGATTGGCTGAACGAATAGGAGAGACTAGACTCCTTGTTACTGGACTGATTTTAGCCGCAGTTGGGGGTTCTTGGTTACTTGTTGCCATTACAATGAAGGCTGGATTAATAGGTATCCTTATCCCTCTATTCATCGTTGTATCCTGTGTCGGACTTGTGAATACTTCTGCTTTCTCCTTAGCTATGAAGAACCAAGCTGATTCTGCGGGAAGTGCCTCTGCCTTGCTCGGTGTCATGATGTTCCTCTTCGGTGGAATAGTTGCACCCCTAGTTGGAATCGGCGGAGAGAACACTGCCCTACCTATGGGGATTATTATCGCAATCGCTGATATCGGTGCCTTATTGATCTACCTACTCATGATTGGAACCAAGAAATCTGTTGATTGACCATCCCCCCAGACACTAACCATAATAATCAAATAACTCTCAATAAAAATAGTACCTATAGATCCCCGTTTATGCATGGCGGGGATCTATAGGTACTAAAAGTTCATAGAAGGCTCTCTATTTATATGTAAGAGTGATTGTAATAATATTCACTATATAATATAAAATTTCACATTGGATACTTCATCATTTCATAATCTAGTGTATTCATATCCTGATTTCCAGAAACGATCAATCTTTTATTGCGAATATAAACGTTTATTATCTGATCTAGCTCCATAGATTTGTTCAATACTCTTTCATCTATAATACCATGGATATTCGCCAGTCTATTTAACTCTCTACGTGTACACTCTATCAATTCATTTATGGCATCTAAATTCATAGGTGTGCCCCTCCCTTGTTTCGACTATATTATCCCAAGTTACCAAAAGTTTAGGTTATAAAGTTAAAATCCTTTTTGCACCAAAAAAAATTAGGCGACCTCTCCCCGGTAGAATACCGAGAAGCGATCGCCGCTTAAGAAACTCTTTTTATTACTGTCTACTTGAGGGGGCTTATGACCATAACGGCTCCAGCTTCAAATGAGGTCCTTCACATATTATTAAATCGTGATATCGCAAATGGGCTAATGTCCTGCGTCGTCTCCTGCTTCACGATCAGATCCGATAAAATTTCTCCTACGACACTTGAGAATTTGAATCCATGTCCTGAGAAGCCACCCGCTAACAGTATATTAGGATAAGCTGGATGGTAATCTATGATGAAGTCCTCATCGGGCGTCATCTCATATTTACATACGGCACCACGAATGAGGTTCCCTGCTGCTGATGGCATGTAAGTCTCAAGTGCCCTGCGTAGATCGGCTTCATCATCGGCATAAGCTCCGAACGGCTCAATAGGTTCGCCAGGCTGCCAAGGTACACCTTGATTATGTCGGCCAATCTTGACACCGGCACCTCCTATGCTTGGAAATCCATAAAATCCACCCTCTACAGTTCCAAGTGTAAAACCGGGAAAGTTCCCTGCATCAAAGATCGGCACCTCACTCTGAAACCAGCCCACAGCCTTACGAATGGATTGGATCGGCAATGTAATGAACGGTTCCAATGTCTTGAACCAAGCTCCTGCGCTTAAAATTGCTTTCTCTGCATGAAATACACCATGCTGTGTGTATACAGACACTCCACCATGATCTGCACCAATGGATTCAACCCTTGTATAGGGTAGCAAGGTTGCTCCAGCTGCCAATGCCATCTGGCGATAGGCTCCCACGCATTTCTCACTGAATAAATATCCTGCCTCCGGTTCATACATCCCTGCGAAATCCTCTGTAAGCCGAATACCCGGCCACCGCTTCGCGATTTCATCTGCATCTAGTAGTTCTATCGGAACTCCGAATTGAAGGGAATCTTTCAGCCGTTCTTCATATGAATACACTTTGGAAGACGACATATTCAATACACCCGATTGAACAAATAGCGAAGTTTCTGTTGCTTCTTCTAACTCATTCCAAAGTTTGTGTGCTCGGAGGGCCATCGATACATAGGGTGGGCCACCATGATAAGCATGTCGGATTAACCGGGACTCTCCATGATGGCTTCCTTCCTGATGTGGAGGATCAAAGGTATCAATAAGCAGTGTACGTACGCCCTGCATAGCCAGATGATACCCTGCACTCATGCCCATCGATCCTGCCCCTATGACAATGACGTCGTATAACGTACGAATGACAATCCCTCCTATTCTGATTCCATCTATTCTAATCGGTCATTAACAACTGATGAATGGCTCTTTCTGACAAGTTCGCGAAATACTGTGCACTGATAAGTAAAGCCCGCTCATCGATATCAAAAGCAGGGTGATGCCATTCCTGTCGTCCTGAGGTTCCCATGAAGACGAAGAACCCTGGAATCTCCTTCTGATAAAAGGCAAAATCCTCTCCTGCAGGAGAGGGTGCTACTGCGACAACTTCTAGCCCCACGCTATTCGCTGCTTCGATCGTAAGTCGCTCAAGTGAGCTATCATTATGTACTGACGGCGGACCTGCAATCCACTTCACACTTGCAGTTGCTCCATACGCAATAGCCACTCCATCAACAACCTGCTTGAACCGCTCTAGAATGCGAGATCGCACCTTGTCATCAAATGTTCGAATCGTCCCATCTAGAATTGCTTTATCCGAGATGACATTCCAAGCCGTTCCACTATGAATCCGAGTTACGCTAATCACCGCACTCTGAAGAGAACTCACATTACGACTGACAATAGACTGTAATGCGGTCACGATATGCGCTGCGGTCACGATTGAGTCTATCCCCGCCTCTGGAACGGCTGCATGGGTGCCCACTCCCTTCACTTCGATCACGAAACCATCTGCGGCAGCCATCAGTGCGCCTGATTTAATACCAATAGTCCCTACAGGTAAGTCTGGCTTATTATGCATTCCAAATATGGCCTGCACACCTTCCAACGCCCCGCTTTGGATGACCAACTTAGCCCCTTTAGCCTTTTCCTCTGCCGGTTGAAAAATAAATCTTACAGTTCCCTTTAATTCCTGCTCTCTCTGCTTCAATAACAAAGCAGCGCCTAATATTGCAGCCGTATGAAAATCATGTCCACACGCATGCATTTTTCCAGGAATTAAGGATGCATAAGGCAGACCCGTCTCTTCTTGAATAGGTAGCGCATCAATGTCTGCTCGGATAGCCACAATGGGCCCACCATGATGTCCGCCCACTTCCGCAATAATTCCTGTTGCTAACGAATAATCAACGACTTTAATGCCTGCTTCCTCCAACCAACCACGAATAGACTCCGTGGTTTCAAACTCCTCATGAGATAATTCTGGATTCAAATGTAAATGACGTCTAATCTCGATTAATTGTTGTTCTAACATTATTGTTCACCCTCTACTAGTACTTCCGAGAAAGCTTCCTTGAGTAGCTTATAGGAATGAATGCGCTTAGAGAAATCTTTTAGCGCTGTCGTCACGATAAACTCCTCTATGCCATATTGTTGTTGTAAACCAAGTAAGGCTTGACGAACCGTTTCCTTAGACCCTGTTGTAATTTCTGCATCTTTAACTTCAATGCGGTAGGGTTCATCAGCCTGTTTCCCGAAATTCTCAGCTTGGTTTAACGTACCCACGGTGACGCTCTTGCCACTATCCAAATGAATCTTGAACAGTTTGTGATCACCTGCTAATTCTTTTGCTTCCTCATCTGTATCTGCAATAATCGCCGAGAGTGCGAGAATAAGCTGAGGTTCTCTTCCCTTATTATGATTAAAATGGCATCGATATGCGGCTAAAGCATTGTGAGCTATCTCAGGATCACTATTAATAAATTGAGCAAATACATAAGGAAATCCTAACTCGGCAGCAGACTTTGCACTAGCTACGCTAGCTCCAAGCAGATAAATATCTGCTGGATGTTCCGGAATAGGTGTGGCACGTAGTCCTTCATGAGGATGATTGTCACCCAACAGGTTATACACATACTGTTCAAGATCTTGCAATTTATGTTCCAAGGACGGAGCATCTACAATTCCATGCTGAAGTGCCTTCGTAGAACGAGGAAGTCCACCGGGCGCCCTCCCAATCCCAAGATCTACTCTACCTGGAGCCAACGTTGCTAGTATATTGAAATTCTCTGCTACTTTGTAAGGACTATAATGCTGTAGCATAATCCCCCCTGAACCAATACGAATGGATTCTGTTCTAGCCAATAAATAAGAAATGAGTACTTCAGGTGAAGATCCCACAACTTGATCCGAGTCATGATGCTCCGATACCCAGAATCTGTGATAACCCCATTCCTCCGCGACTTTGACTAATTCTAATGTATGCCGAAACGCATCTGCTGCACTATCTCCTTCAAACACAGGACTTTGATCTAATATACTTAACTTAATGCCCATGTGAATCTCACTCCCTTTCCTACCTCATTTATAGAGGTTTTTCAAAAAGTCGTCTATTTGAACTCACATTTATATGGAATAGTTCCATTCCGATGTAATACGCTTTAGAAATTGCTTCGTACGTTCTTCTTTAGGTGACCCGAATATGTCCTGTGGCCGACCTTCCTCTACAATGACGCCACCATCCATAAAAACCACATGGTTCGATACGTCACGAGCAAAGCCCATCTCATGCGTAACGACAATCATAGTGATCCCTTCCTTAGCAATTTTACGGATGACGTCCAATACTTCACCAACGAGTTCGGGATCAAGGGCTGAGGTAGGCTCATCGAACAAAATAACTTCGGGATTAAGTGCAAGTGCCCGCGCAATCCCAACACGCTGCTGCTGCCCACCTGATAGTTGACTAGGAAAGGCATCCAGTTT
The nucleotide sequence above comes from Paenibacillus sp. IHBB 10380. Encoded proteins:
- a CDS encoding YheC/YheD family protein, producing MKVKGKVKVKVKVKKLRTLTSKWIKTKVLLRHAPISRYIPETVKLTKSSLREMLTKYNMVYIKPERGTYGNGVIRAEWVKNEKQGAYTYKYQVDVVTRTFSTYEAFYTSICKYTKSKSYLVQMGIHLLKYQKRRFDIRVMVQRGAKGIWVSTGIIGRVAHPGKIVTNYHSGGTPMAMGKLLAPHLSAIEQKRVLNQMSQLGVNIAKALQQKYPNFRQIGVDIGLDLKMNPWIIEVNTSPDPYIFNKLADKTMYRKVMRFRKLNV
- a CDS encoding multidrug effflux MFS transporter yields the protein MNGTSISSSTFSKSKRLWLALVLGTLSAFGPFSLDMYLPSLPLLADDLHTSTSYAQLSLTACMAGLAIGQLLAGPLSDVRGRRKPLIIGLILYTLSSLLCIIVPSIWSFVALRFIQGAAGAAGIVISRAIVRDLYSGTELTKFFALLMLVNGAAPIIAPVAGGQLLEFTTWRGVFVVLSLIGVVALLAVILGLSETLPSNRRARGGLKQMFTTFRHIMGDRLFMGYALSQGLVGTAMFAYISGSPFVLQNIYNVSPQMFSLCFAINGLGIIIASQLAGRLAERIGETRLLVTGLILAAVGGSWLLVAITMKAGLIGILIPLFIVVSCVGLVNTSAFSLAMKNQADSAGSASALLGVMMFLFGGIVAPLVGIGGENTALPMGIIIAIADIGALLIYLLMIGTKKSVD
- a CDS encoding DoxX family membrane protein; its protein translation is MNFSHVLKHHVFLFFVVLMRVSFGVGWLLAGITKITEKGWFEQPSVFLKNYLEVALTKPNVPLFYKDFIKHICLPYVDCFNYVIPCVQIVVGVLLIVGLFTLPSILICLFMHVNFILSGNMNLISLVLYTCSFGLLLCGSGTFTLSLDRWFKRVPAFAQKSKSPSDLTLNNRSLVN
- a CDS encoding amidohydrolase, encoding MLEQQLIEIRRHLHLNPELSHEEFETTESIRGWLEEAGIKVVDYSLATGIIAEVGGHHGGPIVAIRADIDALPIQEETGLPYASLIPGKMHACGHDFHTAAILGAALLLKQREQELKGTVRFIFQPAEEKAKGAKLVIQSGALEGVQAIFGMHNKPDLPVGTIGIKSGALMAAADGFVIEVKGVGTHAAVPEAGIDSIVTAAHIVTALQSIVSRNVSSLQSAVISVTRIHSGTAWNVISDKAILDGTIRTFDDKVRSRILERFKQVVDGVAIAYGATASVKWIAGPPSVHNDSSLERLTIEAANSVGLEVVAVAPSPAGEDFAFYQKEIPGFFVFMGTSGRQEWHHPAFDIDERALLISAQYFANLSERAIHQLLMTD
- a CDS encoding aspartyl-phosphate phosphatase Spo0E family protein, which codes for MNLDAINELIECTRRELNRLANIHGIIDERVLNKSMELDQIINVYIRNKRLIVSGNQDMNTLDYEMMKYPM
- a CDS encoding glycosyltransferase family 4 protein, coding for MHILIVAPEQIPVPGSGSVEICILSIAKQLAKHHKVTIISKRSSHLPVQSHMGNITVVRVTSGSARTYITSVLRYMKRKSYDFIQVDNRPFYMAKIKKAFPRTPVSIFLHSLTFVPNTSEIKNSLRKADFIIANSSSLRQKLISRFPDTAKNIHTVELGVDTSRFRPAKKSEQKASKTKYRIRGAFTVLFVGRVIPRKGVPILVKAAHLVRKHTPIHLIIVGRGSPSYIRRLKLQAYKLGVPITFTGKKSHQEIHKIYRIADCFVCPSQKHEAFGLVNVEAMASGIPVIASRNGGIQEVVKHEHNGYLVDRYQRPSEFADYLLRLAKSPSLRDKLSANGRSDVLQHFTWSQTSTKLAAIYSKAISS
- the solA gene encoding N-methyl-L-tryptophan oxidase → MVIRTLYDVIVIGAGSMGMSAGYHLAMQGVRTLLIDTFDPPHQEGSHHGESRLIRHAYHGGPPYVSMALRAHKLWNELEEATETSLFVQSGVLNMSSSKVYSYEERLKDSLQFGVPIELLDADEIAKRWPGIRLTEDFAGMYEPEAGYLFSEKCVGAYRQMALAAGATLLPYTRVESIGADHGGVSVYTQHGVFHAEKAILSAGAWFKTLEPFITLPIQSIRKAVGWFQSEVPIFDAGNFPGFTLGTVEGGFYGFPSIGGAGVKIGRHNQGVPWQPGEPIEPFGAYADDEADLRRALETYMPSAAGNLIRGAVCKYEMTPDEDFIIDYHPAYPNILLAGGFSGHGFKFSSVVGEILSDLIVKQETTQDISPFAISRFNNM
- a CDS encoding LLM class flavin-dependent oxidoreductase, which translates into the protein MGIKLSILDQSPVFEGDSAADAFRHTLELVKVAEEWGYHRFWVSEHHDSDQVVGSSPEVLISYLLARTESIRIGSGGIMLQHYSPYKVAENFNILATLAPGRVDLGIGRAPGGLPRSTKALQHGIVDAPSLEHKLQDLEQYVYNLLGDNHPHEGLRATPIPEHPADIYLLGASVASAKSAAELGFPYVFAQFINSDPEIAHNALAAYRCHFNHNKGREPQLILALSAIIADTDEEAKELAGDHKLFKIHLDSGKSVTVGTLNQAENFGKQADEPYRIEVKDAEITTGSKETVRQALLGLQQQYGIEEFIVTTALKDFSKRIHSYKLLKEAFSEVLVEGEQ
- a CDS encoding class I SAM-dependent methyltransferase — protein: MNALEYKAFYDRIGAINGWDFSQLQCISEGLKWHFFNEVSQRCNKYDLLLDIGTGGGEALLSITDSALLLVGIDHSTGMITTANNNLMKSHITNVRFIHMDAEKLDFPDHFFNIVSCQHSHFDATEIARVLTPDGIFLTQQVSEQDKFNLKQAFGRGQAWGTEAGTLQRKYITDLQKAGFTDIQFLECNVVEYYPSVEDLVFLLSHTPIIPNFGEYDNDFDVLEQFITDQRTPAGIKTNSERFMIIAKK